DNA from Actinomycetes bacterium:
CCATGCGGGCTGGCCGCTTCCGGCGATGCCGTACGTCGCGCCGCCGAGCAGCGTTGTCGGCATGACAACCATCGACCTGACAGGCAACCCGACCCAGCAGTCCGACGACGTCGACGTCTCGCGAGTCGAGGAGCTCGTCGGCCGGCTGCTCGCGTCCTTCACCGGCGGCGTCGAGCTGCTCACGATCGAGCTCGGCCGTCGCGCCGGCCTCTACCAGGCGCTCTCCGAGCACGCCGCCCTCAGCCCGGCCGGTCTGGCCGCGGCGACCGGCATCAGCGAACGGTACGCGCGGGAGTGGCTCGAGCAGCAGGCCGCGGCCGGCTTCCTCGACATCGTGGCCGGCTCCTCGTCGGCCGACCGCAGCTACGCCTTGCCGGCGGAGCACGTCCCGGTGCTGCTCCAGCCGACCCACCCGGCGCACTTCGGCGCCGCCGGTCAGCTGCTGCAGGCGGTCGCTGCCGCCGTACCCGCCGTCGCGGACGCCCACCTGCGCGGTGGGGGAGTCGCCTACGACTCCTTCGGCGATGACCTGCGTGCCGCCATCGCGGCGATCAACCGGCCCGGCTTCGTCCACGGCATCCGCTCGTGGGTGGGTGCGCTGCCCGACGTCGCGGACCGGCTCGACCTCGACGGGGGTGTCGTGCTCGACCTCGGCAGCGGCGAGGGCTGGTCGAGCATCGCGCTCGCCAAGGAGTTCCCGCTCGCGACCGTCGTCGGCGTCGACCTGGACCCGGCATCGGCCGAGGCCGCGCGTCGGCACGCACGGGAGTACGGCGTCGCCGACCGGGTGACCTTCGCGACCGCGAACGCCGCCGACCAGAGCGCTCTCCGGGCCGCCACCGACGGCCGCCCGGTGACGCTGGTGACGGTCTTCCAGGCGCTGCACGACATGGGCCGGCCGGCCGACGCGCTCGCTGCGGTCCGCGGGCTGCTCGATGACGACGGCGCGGTCCTCGTCGGCGACGAGGCCGGCGCCGACGAGCTCGTCGCGCCGGCCGACGAGGACCAGCGCCTCAAGTACGCGATGAGCGTGCTGCACTGCCTGCCCGCCACCACTGCCGAGCACGCCGGCGACCCCAACGGCACGGTGCTGCGCACCGACACCGTCCGCGCCTGGGCGTCGGCCGCCGGCTACCCGGGCGTCGAGGTCCTCGACGTCGAGCACCCCTTCTGGCGCTTCTATCGTCTCTGAGCCCGCCACGGCATCCGCCGCCTGCGCCTCAGTCCGGGGGGATGGCGCCGGCTCCCACGCGGCAGGCCGCGCGGGAGCGGGCGACCACCTCGGCGTCGGACCAGCGCGCGCCGTCGGCCGTCAGCTCGGAGAAGCGCTGGGGCCCGAGTCGTGCCTCGACGCGGCGCATCTCGTCAGCCAGCCGGGCGGCCTCGGCGCCCTGGGGTGCCGCGCCACGCGGCGATGCCGTCAGCGCGCTGTGCAAGCGGGCGGCGTCCTCGTCGGCACCGCGCTGCGCGAGGACCTGGACGAGGTTGCGCAGCGTCGTCCACTGGTGCACGGCAGTTCCTGCCCGTGCCCAATGATCGATGATCTCGGTGAACCCCGCCAGCGACTCTTCATCGGTCGTCGAGCGGGCGCGCAGGCTCACCCAGGACAACCCGGCGACGCCCGTCAGCAACCTGCTGCCGGCACTACGTCCCAGGGCGCGGGCGCGCTCCAGGTAGTCGAGCGCCTGGCCGGGATCGCGCTCTAGCCGGGCCTCGCCCTGCGCGTAGGCCGCCCAGCCGGAAGCCAAGGGAGATCCGGACTGCTGGGCGATCCCGGCCGAGCGCTCGGCCTCGCGCACCGCGTCTGCCGTCCGGCCGAGCGCGGCGCAGGACAGCGCCTGGACCACATGGGCCATGGTGCCCAGCAGCGGGTCGTCGCCGCGCACGGCGAGGTCCGACATCTCCCGTCCCAGCTGCACGGCACGTTCATGGTCACCCCTCACCTGGCAGACCCCGGCCAGGCTGAGGCGGGCCAGGGCGGCGTCACGGACATGGGTGGCCCGGTCGACTGCTCGCTGCGCACCGGCCGTGGCGGCGTCGATGTCGCCCAGCTGCCACCCGGCGACAGCTGCCGCCGCCTGGCAGACGGGCGCGGCATCCGCGTCGAGCGGTTGTGGCATGAGCAGCTCGACCCGCCCCTGCTCCTGCCCGAAGACGAGCAGCGCGCGGGCCAACTCCTCCTTCGCCGTCGCATCGTCGTGGGCAGCGACGGTCAGGCGGGCACGCGGCAGCTCGGGCACCAGCCCCTCGAGGGTGATCATGGCAGCCGCGCCGGCCGGCCCGCGCAGCGCCTCGTCGGCCGCCGAGGCCCCGGACACCACCCATTCCAGATGCCGGCGGTGCACGACGTCGTTGTCCGCGGACTGCTCGAGCTGGTGACGGCCGAAGTCGCGCAGCGGGGCGAGCACGCGGTACCGGGCAGCGAGGCCCCGGTGGTCCACGGTGACCATGGAACGGTCTACGAGGACCGAGAGCAGGTCCGCCGCCGCCCGCTCGTCCTCCGCGCCCGCCAGCCGAGCAGCAGCCGAGGCCTCGAAGGGACCGGCGAAGAGCGACACCCGGTCGAACAGCACCCGGGGCTCCTGGGGGAGCCGGTCGTGGGACCAGGCGATGACGGACTGTGCCGAGTGGTGGCGGTCCGCCCGGCCGATGGCGACGAGCGGGATGGCGTCGCCGAGCTCGTCGAGCAGCGCGCCGAGGCCGACGTGCCGGGCTCGTGACGCGGCCAGCTCGATGCACAGCGGGATGCCGTCCACCATCTCGCAGACGCGCTCCACCTGCGCCAGGTCGAGCGAGTCGACCCAACCGGTGCGATCCAGTGAGGCCGCGCGGTCGAGGAAGAGCTGAATCGCGGCCGAGGAGCCGGCAGTGGACCAGGGGAGCGGTCGGACCGGCCACACCTGCTCGCCGTCGAGGTGCAGGGGGTGGCGACCGGTCGCGAGGACGTCGACACCGCCCGTCGCCTCGACCAGGCGGCGGACCAGGGTGGCCGCGCTGCCGGCCACGTGCTCGCAGTTGTCCACCACCAGCAGAACGTGCCGGCCGGCGAGGGCGTCGACGACGCGATCGACCAGCTCCGTGCCCGGGCGCTGCTGCACGCCGGCCGCGGCTGCAACGGTGGCGACCACGTCGGCGCCGTCGGGCAGCTCGGCCAGTTCGAGCAGCCGTGCCCCGTCGGCATACCGCCGAGACACTCGCGAAGCCAGCTCCAGAGCGAGCCGGGTCTTGCCGATGCCTCCCGGTCCGCACAGCGTCAGCAACCGGGCGCGGCTCAACAGCTCGGACAGGGAGTCCAGCTCCTCGTCGCGTCCGACGAAGGTGCTCGCCATCCGGCGCAACGACCGTCCGGGCAGGGCGGCGACGGCGTCCGGTGAGGCCTCGTCGGTGACCTCTTCCACGTCGCAGACCAGGCGGAACCCTCGCCCGTGCACGGTCTTGATGACGGCTTGCAGCTCGCCGTCGTCTCCCACGGCGCGCCGAGCGTCCTTGATCCGGGTGGAGACAGCCGAGGCGCTGACGAACCGGTCGCCCCAGACGTGGTCGAGCAGCTCCTCCCGCGTGACGACGCGGTCGTGGTGCATCGCCAGGTACGCCAGGACGTCGAGCGCCTGCGGCTCGATCGGCACCGGCTCGCCGGCGCGGCGCAGCTCGAAGCGCGAGCGGTCCAGCTCGTGGCCGGCGAACCGCAGGATGGCCGCCTTGTCGTCTCGCACGGACGCAAGCATCCACCCGCCGACCCGCGCCGGGCGCTGTGGCAACCATGAGGCGGCCGGGCGTGCTCGCTCCTACGCTGGGCGGGTGCGGGTCGAGGACCAGGTCGTGCGCTACGCCGAGGTCGGCGGGCGCCAGATCGCCTGGACCGCCGTCGGTCACGGCCCGGTCCTCGTCATGGGCGGCTGGTGGAGCAGCCACCTGACGCTGGACTGGGCCGACGAGGCGTTCCGGGCGTTCGCCGCCGCGCTGGCCGCGCACCACACGGTGATCCGCTACGACCGGCCCGGCTCCGGCCGGTCCGACCGGCGCGGGCCGGTCCCGGAGACGCTGGCCGGCGAGCTGACCGTCCTCACCGGGCTGCTCGACCACCTCGCGGCCGAGGAGCCCGACCTCGTCGGTGGGCCGGTGTCGCTGCTCGGCGCGTCCGCCGGGTGCGGGGTCGCCGCGGCGTACGCGGCGGAGAACCCCGACCGGGTCGCCCGGCTGGTGCTCTACGGGGCGTACGCCCGGGGTGAAGACATCGCGTCGCCGCAGGCCCGCGCCACCCTGCTGTCCGTCGTCGAGCAGCACTGGGGGCTCGGCTCGCGGGTGCTCACCGACCTCTTCCTGCCCGCTGCGACAGCGGCCGAGCGTGACGCCTTCGTCGACTTCCAGCGCCGGTCGGCGACGCCCGCGACGGCAGCGGCGTCGCTGCGCGCGGTCTACGCGTTCGACTCCACGACCTACCTCCGCCAGGTGCGCCTCCCCACCCTGGTGCTGCACCGGCGCGACGACCGGGCCATCCCGTTCGCCCTCGGCCGGCAGGTCGCGGCGCTGGTGCCGGCATCCACGTTCCTCGAGCTGCCGGGCGAGCACCACTTCCCCTGGATGGGTGAGCCGCGGCCGGTGCTCGACGCCGTGCTCGCCTTCCTCGCCGGCCGGGTGCCGACACCGCGTCGGCCGGCTCGCGAGCGAGCCGGACCGGTGCTCACCGCCCGCGAGCGGCAGGTGCTCGCCCTCGTCGCGCAAGGCCAGACCGACGCGCAGATCGCCGAGCAGCTGCTGCTCAGCCCGCACACGGTGCACCGCCACGTCGCCAACGCGCGGACCAAGCTCGGCGTCCCGACCCGGTCCGCAGCCGCCGCGTGGGCACTGACCAACCAGCTCGGGTAGCCGTGTCAACCGCCGAGGGGCTCTGGTGCGTGTGAGACGCCAGGCGAGCATCCCGGCAGCCGATCCCGGCGCACCGGCGGAGGCGGTCCCGTGCAGCGTCACTCTGACGCGCTCCCGCTGGCGGCCACCGCGACCTTCGACGGCTTCCCCAGCTGGAGCCGGAACCCCTCGGCCAGGACGACGGCGCGGTCGATGGCTCACTGGCTCGCCGGACGCGGGTTCCTGACGGACACGGAGGTGACCTGCGTCGGCACCGGGGGGCATAGCGCCTGGCGGGTGACCGGGTCATTCCGCAAGGGCTCGCCGCTGCCGGCGCGCAAGGGGCTCGGCCTGATGGTTGCGCCGACGTTCCAGCGGCGCGGCACCACCATGTACTCGGCGCCCACACTTGCGGGCAGCTACACCCCTGCTCGACCAGCCGGGCGGCGGCGTGACCGTCATCTGGTCCTGGGTGTTCGGCCCGAAGACCCCCGATCTCGCGGGCAACCAGGTGATGGTCGACGAGATGCTAGCCGGTCTCTCGGGGACAGGGCTCAGACCAGGTCCCGCTGGTCGTCCAGCTCGAGCCCGAGCCAGCGGGCGAGGTCCCTGACCTCGCGGTCGACGGCCATGACCATCGCCTTGCTCCACCGGCCGTCCCGGTGGATGGCGTCGACCTGCAGCACACCGCGGTCGCGGTCGGCGGTGGCGTCGACCTTGCCGACCAGCCGGTCGTCGTAGAGGACCGGCATCGCCCAGTAGCCCCACCGCCGCTTGCCCACCGGCTTGTACATCTCGAGCTGGTAGTCGAACTCGAAGAGCTCGGTCATCCGCTTGCGGTCGTAGACCAGCCGGTCCAGCGGCGACAGCACGGCCGCGCGGCCGCGGAACCGCTCGCCGAGACGGTCGAGCTGCTGCGAATCGACCCGCCACCGTCCACGGACGCCGTCGACGACCGCCTCCTCGCCGGCGCGGCCGACGTGGTTGGGCTCGTTCGGCGTGGCGGTCGCCGTCGACCGGGCGATGCCCAAGGCCCGCAGCCGGCGCTCGTCGCGCTGCCGCACCGCCTCGTCGTACGGCACCGGCTCGTCGTCGGGATAGACCCGCTCGGCGAGGTCCCACAGCCGCTCGCGGCCCTCCCGGCCCGAGCAGGCGATGTCGCCGCAGGCCACCATGTGGTCCACCATCTTGGAGACGTTCTTGTCGTCGGTCCAGCCGCTCGACCGCCACGGCACCACGGTGGTATCGGGCAGCTCACGGATCGGGAGGGGGCCGTCCATCCGCAACCGCTCGATGATGTCGGTGCGGCACTCCTCGTTCGCCTCGAGCCACGCCTCGATGTCCTGCTGCCACGGCGTCAGCTCGCCCGGCCCCGGCCAGGCCGCCATCTCGGCGGTGTGCAGCCGCAGGTCCTCGCGGGGCCGCAGCAGCATGTGCAGCTCGATCAGCAGCTGGTTGTCGATCGCCGAGACGAGCTCGTCGGCGACGTACGACGGACCGATCCTGCTCCACAGCACGAGGTCGGCGCTGGGTGCGACGTGCGCCGTCGGGTCGTTCTGCAGGACCGTCAGGTGCCGGACCACCTCGAGGAGGTCGCTCGGCCGGTCCGCGTCGAGCAGCTGCGCACGCACCGCGATGCGCCGGGCGTCGGTGCGCGAGAGCTGGTGGACCGGCACGGCCGCGACGCTAGTCCCCGGGTCCGACTGGTGGCGGGCCGCGCCGACGTCGGAGCGCGGCGGTCAGGTCGTCGGCTCCGGCGGCCCGTCGGCGAGCAGCAGGTAGAGCGAGCGACGGGCGTCGGTGAGGATCGTTGCGGCGGCGGCGCGCTGCGCGTCGTCGCCGGCCCGGCCGACCTGGCGCGCCGCGTCGGCCAGCTCGTGCATCAATCGGCGCAGGTCGGCGCCCGGCTCCGGCTCCCCGGTGCCGCCGAACGGGTCGGCCCATTCGGCGGAGTGCTCGGCCACGTGCTCGCGGCCGGCGTCGGTCAGGGTGACCAGCCGGCGACCGCTCTCGGCCGTCACGACGACCAGGCCCTCGTCCTCGAGCAGGTTGATCGCCGGGTAGACGGCACCGGGGCTGGGGGCCCACACGCCGCCGGTGCGCTCGGCGATCGCCTGCATGATCTGGTAGCCGTGCATCGGCTGCTCGGCGACGAGCAGCAGCACGGCGGCGCGGACGTCGCCGCGCGGTCGGCGGCCCCGCCCGCCGCGGCGGCGGCGGATCTCGGGCCCGTCGCCGAACGGCGGCCGGTGGCCGCGGGGGTGGTGGTAGCGGCGGCCGTTGCGGCCGCCGCGCTCTCTCAGGTCTCCCATGGGGAGCTCCCTTCGGTTGTACGGGACATTCACGTGACGCTAACGATATATCGTTACTGTTAGCAGAGCAAGCGCTTCGCTTCTCGTCGGCCGTCCGGCCGGTGGGCCGGCCCTTGCCGGGTCACCGGCACCGGACGAGGCTCCGGACAGCGGCTCGGCGCCGACCCCGTCGACCAGGTGCGGAGGCCTCATGTCATCGACCGGCAGCGACACCCTCAACGAGCGGGAGCAGACCGAGGTCGAGCGGGCGAACGCCTCCGGCCACCAGCCGGTCGTCTTCGTCCACGGGCTGTGGCTGCTCGCCAGCAGCTGGGACCGGTGGCGCCGGATGTTCGAGGACGCGGGCTACGCCACGATCGCCCCCGGCTGGCCGGACGACCCGGCGACGGTCGAGGCGGCCCGGCAGGACCCGAGCGCGTTCGCGCACAAGATGGTGCAGCAGGTCACCGACCACTACCACGACGCGATCCGGCAGCTCGAGATCGCACCCGCGATCGTCGGTCATTCGTTCGGCGGCCTGATCGCGCAGAAGCTCGCCGGCGAGGGCGCCTCGGCCGCCACCGTCGCGATCGACCCGGCGCCTTTCCGCGGCGTGCTTCCGCTGCCGGTGTCGTCGCTCAGGTCGGCGGCTCCAGTGCTCGCCAACCCGGCCAACGCCGGACGTGCCGTCGCGCTGACCTTCGAGCAGTTCAGCTACGGCTGGGCCAACGCGCTGCCGGAGGACGAGGCTCGTCGGCTCTACGCCGAGTACCACGTCGCCGCGTCGGGTGTGCCGCTCTTCCAGGCCGCAGCGGCCAACCTCAACCCGTTCACCGAGGCCAAGGTCGACACGAAGAACCCGCAGCGCGGCCCGCTGCTCATCATCTCGGGCGAGAAGGACAACACGGTGCCGTGGGCGATCGCCAACGCGTCCTTCAAGCGCCAGCAGCGCAACCCGGGGCTGACCGAGATCGTCGAGCTGCCCGACCGCGGCCACTCGCTGGTCATCGACCACGGCTGGGCCGAGGTCGCCGAGACCGCCCTGGCGTTCGTCAAGGACCACGGCCAGAGGTCGGAGACCGTCTGACCCGTCGGGTTCGTCAGTACGAGTGCGGCACGTCCAGCACGGCCCGCACCCGCGTGAGGTCGAACGGCTCGCCGAGCCAGTCGAAGAGGCCGCGCAGCACCTCGGGGTCGGCGACCCACTCGTCGTAGTGGACGCGGTACCACGCGTCGCCGCCAAGCTCGTCCAGCGCGGCGACGTACCGCTGCTCCATCGCCTGCAGCTCGCCGCGCGCGTCCGGCCTGCGAGCCCACCACTTGCTCGCGGCGACCTGCGCGAGGTCGCGGGTGTTGAGGACGAACCGCGCGCCGGGGAAGACGGCGCGCATGAAACCGAGCAGCTCGGCCAGCCGCTCCTGCGGCCAGTCGATCTCCTTGAACCCGACGAGCCGGCAGTCCGGCTCCGGCCGCAGCACCGTCTCGAGCAGCAGGGTGCGGATGTCGCGCAGCGCTGTCGGATCCGGGTAGCCGTCGATGCCCCACCAGGGGTGGCTCGGCGGCAGCACCTCGCTGCGCGCGAGCCGGTCGCGGTGGCGGGTCACCGTGTCATGGAACGCGAACAGGTGCTGGACGACGCCGCCGTTCTCGCCGCGGATCGTGATGCCCGGCGTCGCCGAGAGGATGCCCTGCAGGAGCGTCGAGCCGGAGCGGCCGTACGTCAGGACGAAGAGGTAGGCCAGGTCGGTGGGGTCCTGGCCGCTCGCCTGAGCAGCCGCCGCGCGGACCCGCTCGAGCTCGGCGGCCAGGCCGTCGGCCCGCTCCCGCTGCCCGTCGCGGGCCGAGCGGACAGTCTTCGCCCTCTGCCGGGCCTCGTCGCGCTGGCGGCGCATCGCCGCGAGGTCGCGACGGGTCTGCGCGACCGTGCGCTCGCTCACCAGCCCGAGTCGACGGGCCACCCGGCCGGCCAGCCGGCGCAGCGGTCCCGGCAGGGGCACCGGCGGCTCCTTCGGGTTCGGGCGGGCGGCGGGCGGTCGGGTGCTGGATGCTAACGGGCGCCTAGGGTGGACGGCGTGAGCGAGCGGCAGGGATGGGACGACGACCGCGCGGAGGTCCTGCCCGAGCAGACCTCCGACGACACGGACCGAGGCTGGGGCGACCATCCCGACGGTGACGAGCTCGCCGACGACGAGCGGCTGATCAGGGAGAAGCCGCCGCACTGGTGAGCGCGGATGCGCGTCCCCTCGGTGGTGCGCCGGTCAGATCGTCGGTCCGCCGCCGAGGGTCGACCCGGGACCGGTGCTGTCGCCGATGGCGCCGGCGCCGCCCCGCTGCTCGCGCAGCAGGTCGCGGATCTCCTGGAGGAGCAGGATGTCCTCGGTGGGCGTCGCCACCTCCGGTTCCTCGCCGCGCTTGCGCCGCTCCATCAGCTTGTTGACCGGCACGACGACCAAGAAGTAGACGACCGCCGAGACGATGAGGAAGTAGATCAGCGCGTTGATCGTCGAGCCGAGGATCACGGGGCTGTCGTTGATCGTGAAGCCTGCCGACCCGAAGTCGGGGCTGCCGCCGATCGCGCCGATCAGGCCGCCGATGAAGTCGGTGGCGAACGCCGCGATGACCGCACCGAACGCGGTGCCCAGGATTACCGCGACTGCGAGGTCGATGACGTTGCCGCGCAGCAGGAAGTCCTTGAACCCCTTGATCACGTGTGCCTCCCGAGAAGATCGACAGTGGCGGGCACACGCTGTCAGAGATGCGTGGCCTTGTCACCGGCCGCGCAGCACGACGGACAGCCGGTCGGTTACCGCCGCGCCGGCCAGCCTCGAAGCGGTCGCCGCCGAGGTCGAGAGCAGCACCAGGGCACCGTCGCCGGCGATCGCGGTCGCCGACTCGGCCACCCGCGGGACGGTGACGACCCGCACCGCCGACGCGAGCAGGCGGGCGGACTGCGGCCCGCCGTCGCCGGCACCGGGCGATCCCGCACCGAGGACGTCCACGATGTCGCCGGGCCGCAGGAGGGCGACCGCCTCCGGGTCGGCGATCCGCACCGGCACCTGCACGAGACCGGTTGTCGCGTCCTCGACCCGGCCGACCGCCGCCAGCCGGACGTCGGTGATCGCCTCGCCGCGGCGGGCGCCGGACACCAGGGTGCGGCCGAGCGCCTGGTGCCGGTCGGTGACGGCGCCGTCAGGTACGGCTGCCGGCAGGTAGCGCACGGTCGCGAGGTCGGCGTCGCCCAGGCGTGACCCTGCCGGTACGTCGCGCGCGGCGGTCACGACGACGACCGACGGCGCAGCGGGGGGCTCCAGTGCCTGCAGGGCGGCGGCCGTCGCCCCTGCCGCGAGCCCGGACGCGAGCAGCCGGCGGTGCCAACGGCCGGCCCGGACCAGCTCGCGGAGCCAGCGCCCGGACCGGCTCGGCCCGTGGGGGGACGGGATCACCGCGCGGACCGCCCGGCGGTCACGGCAGGTCGAAGGGCAGCCGCTGGCCGTCGAGGACGTGCCGGCAGCCACAGTCGTCGTCCGGGCCGGGCAGCCGGCCGAGGGTGGCGATGAGCAGGTCGCGCACCTTGTCGATGTTCTCGCCGAAGACGCGCAGCACCTCCTCGTGGGTGACACCCTCACCGTGCTCGAGGCCGGCGTCGAGATCGGTGACCAGAGCGGTCGTGGTGAAGCACATCGACAGCTCCCGGGCCAGGCTCACCTCCGGGGCGGCGGTCATCCCGACGACCGACCAGCCCTGTGCCTGGTGCCACAGGGACTCGGCGCGCGACGAGTAGCGGGGCCCGTTGATGACGACGACCGTGCCGCCGTCGACCGCCGGCAGCTCGCCGCCCTGTGCGGCCGCGAGGACGGCCGCCCGGCCCTGAGGGCAGTAGGGGTCGGCGAACGGCAGGTGCACCACGTGGCCTGGCTCGTCGAAGAAGGTGTGCGCCCGTCCCCACGTGCGGTCCACCAGCTGGTCGGGCACCACCACGGTGCCGGCGCCGTGCTCGGCCCTGAGCGAGCCGACGGCGCACGGGCCGAGCACCTGCCGGGCCCCCACCGCGCGCAGAGCCCAGACGTTGGCGCGGTAGTTGACCCGGTGCGGCGGGAAGCGGTGGTCCAGGCCGTGCCGCGGCACGAACGCGATCCGGCGACCGGCCACCTCGGCGATCGTCAGCGGGTCGCTCGGCGCTCCGAACGGCGTGTCCACCTCGACCGTCTCGCCGTCGAGCAGGGAGTAGAGACCGGAGCCGCCGATGACGCCGATGTCGGCCTGCGGTCCGGCGTACGGCTGGGAGGTCTGGCTGGTCATGGGGCAGGAGCGTAACGACGAGGCAGGCGGCGACCGGACCGCCGTCCACACCCGGCGTCAGGCGCTCAGGCGGCGCTGCCGGACGACCCGCTGGAGCTGCTCGAGCGCGACGCCGACGTGGTCGTCCTCGACGAGGAGCCGGTGGAGCCCGAGTCGCTGGAGCCGCCCGAGCTGCCCGAGCCGCCCGAGCCGGACGACGATCCGGCGGCCGGGCCGTCGGACTTCTTGCCGTCGGCCTTCGCCGCCCCGTCGGCCTTCGCCCCGGCGGCGTCCTTGGCGCCGTCCTTCGCGCCGTCCTTGCCCGCGCCGGCGTCCGCCTTCTCACGGCTGTCGGTCCGGTAGAAGCCGGAGCCCTTGAACACGATGCCGACCGAGTTGAAGACCTTGCGCAGCCGCCCGGTGCACTGCGGGCACACCGTCAGCGCGTCGTCGGTGAAGGACTGGACCGCCTCGAAGCCGTGGCCGCACTCGGTGCACGCGTACTGGTACGTCGGCAACGCACGTCCCTTCCGGTCTGGCACTCCAACCTGTCGAGTGCTAATGATGCGGCACGCCTGGCCCGCGCGCAACAACGCCACCCGGTCAGCCGGGTCCGCCGCCCGGCTGGACGGCGCGGCCGCGACGCACATGCACCATCAGCGCGCGGGTGTCCCCTTGACCCAGCGCGACGGCCCCACCGACGCTGACGTATGACCGCTCGCCTCGTCGACCTCAGCCACCGCGTCGAGATGGGGATGTTCACCCATCCCGGCCTGCCCGGGCCGACGTGGGAGGCCTTCCGGTCGCGGGAGCAGTACCGCGAATCCAGCGGCACCGACTTCCAGGTCGACCGGGTCACCCTCGTCGGCAACACCGGCACCTACCTCGACAGCCCGTTCCACCGGTTCGCCGACGGCGGCGACCTGGCCAGCCTGCCGCTGTCCGCGGTCGCCGACCTGCCGGTGCTCGTCGTGGACGCCCGCGGCAGCGAGCGTGGCGTCGGGCCGGACGTGCTGGCCGGGGCGCTGGACGCGGCCGGCGACGCGGTGACCGGCGCCGCCGTCCTGCTGCACACCGGGGGCGACCGGGCGTGGGGCGGCGAGGACTACGCCCGGGACGCGCCCTTTCTCACCGGTGACGGCGCCGGGTGGCTGGCCGAGCGTCGCGCGGCGCTGGTCGGCATCGACGCCGTCAACATCGACGATCTCGAGGACGCCAGCCGCCCGGCGCACACCCGGCTGCTGGCGGCCGGCGTGCTGATCCTCGAGCACCTGACCGGGCTCGCCGATCTCC
Protein-coding regions in this window:
- a CDS encoding alpha/beta hydrolase, which codes for MSSTGSDTLNEREQTEVERANASGHQPVVFVHGLWLLASSWDRWRRMFEDAGYATIAPGWPDDPATVEAARQDPSAFAHKMVQQVTDHYHDAIRQLEIAPAIVGHSFGGLIAQKLAGEGASAATVAIDPAPFRGVLPLPVSSLRSAAPVLANPANAGRAVALTFEQFSYGWANALPEDEARRLYAEYHVAASGVPLFQAAAANLNPFTEAKVDTKNPQRGPLLIISGEKDNTVPWAIANASFKRQQRNPGLTEIVELPDRGHSLVIDHGWAEVAETALAFVKDHGQRSETV
- a CDS encoding alpha/beta fold hydrolase, yielding MRVEDQVVRYAEVGGRQIAWTAVGHGPVLVMGGWWSSHLTLDWADEAFRAFAAALAAHHTVIRYDRPGSGRSDRRGPVPETLAGELTVLTGLLDHLAAEEPDLVGGPVSLLGASAGCGVAAAYAAENPDRVARLVLYGAYARGEDIASPQARATLLSVVEQHWGLGSRVLTDLFLPAATAAERDAFVDFQRRSATPATAAASLRAVYAFDSTTYLRQVRLPTLVLHRRDDRAIPFALGRQVAALVPASTFLELPGEHHFPWMGEPRPVLDAVLAFLAGRVPTPRRPARERAGPVLTARERQVLALVAQGQTDAQIAEQLLLSPHTVHRHVANARTKLGVPTRSAAAAWALTNQLG
- a CDS encoding crosslink repair DNA glycosylase YcaQ family protein, which translates into the protein MPVHQLSRTDARRIAVRAQLLDADRPSDLLEVVRHLTVLQNDPTAHVAPSADLVLWSRIGPSYVADELVSAIDNQLLIELHMLLRPREDLRLHTAEMAAWPGPGELTPWQQDIEAWLEANEECRTDIIERLRMDGPLPIRELPDTTVVPWRSSGWTDDKNVSKMVDHMVACGDIACSGREGRERLWDLAERVYPDDEPVPYDEAVRQRDERRLRALGIARSTATATPNEPNHVGRAGEEAVVDGVRGRWRVDSQQLDRLGERFRGRAAVLSPLDRLVYDRKRMTELFEFDYQLEMYKPVGKRRWGYWAMPVLYDDRLVGKVDATADRDRGVLQVDAIHRDGRWSKAMVMAVDREVRDLARWLGLELDDQRDLV
- a CDS encoding class I SAM-dependent methyltransferase; this encodes MTTIDLTGNPTQQSDDVDVSRVEELVGRLLASFTGGVELLTIELGRRAGLYQALSEHAALSPAGLAAATGISERYAREWLEQQAAAGFLDIVAGSSSADRSYALPAEHVPVLLQPTHPAHFGAAGQLLQAVAAAVPAVADAHLRGGGVAYDSFGDDLRAAIAAINRPGFVHGIRSWVGALPDVADRLDLDGGVVLDLGSGEGWSSIALAKEFPLATVVGVDLDPASAEAARRHAREYGVADRVTFATANAADQSALRAATDGRPVTLVTVFQALHDMGRPADALAAVRGLLDDDGAVLVGDEAGADELVAPADEDQRLKYAMSVLHCLPATTAEHAGDPNGTVLRTDTVRAWASAAGYPGVEVLDVEHPFWRFYRL
- a CDS encoding PadR family transcriptional regulator: MGDLRERGGRNGRRYHHPRGHRPPFGDGPEIRRRRGGRGRRPRGDVRAAVLLLVAEQPMHGYQIMQAIAERTGGVWAPSPGAVYPAINLLEDEGLVVVTAESGRRLVTLTDAGREHVAEHSAEWADPFGGTGEPEPGADLRRLMHELADAARQVGRAGDDAQRAAAATILTDARRSLYLLLADGPPEPTT
- a CDS encoding sulfotransferase, which encodes MPLPGPLRRLAGRVARRLGLVSERTVAQTRRDLAAMRRQRDEARQRAKTVRSARDGQRERADGLAAELERVRAAAAQASGQDPTDLAYLFVLTYGRSGSTLLQGILSATPGITIRGENGGVVQHLFAFHDTVTRHRDRLARSEVLPPSHPWWGIDGYPDPTALRDIRTLLLETVLRPEPDCRLVGFKEIDWPQERLAELLGFMRAVFPGARFVLNTRDLAQVAASKWWARRPDARGELQAMEQRYVAALDELGGDAWYRVHYDEWVADPEVLRGLFDWLGEPFDLTRVRAVLDVPHSY
- a CDS encoding winged helix-turn-helix domain-containing protein — translated: MRDDKAAILRFAGHELDRSRFELRRAGEPVPIEPQALDVLAYLAMHHDRVVTREELLDHVWGDRFVSASAVSTRIKDARRAVGDDGELQAVIKTVHGRGFRLVCDVEEVTDEASPDAVAALPGRSLRRMASTFVGRDEELDSLSELLSRARLLTLCGPGGIGKTRLALELASRVSRRYADGARLLELAELPDGADVVATVAAAAGVQQRPGTELVDRVVDALAGRHVLLVVDNCEHVAGSAATLVRRLVEATGGVDVLATGRHPLHLDGEQVWPVRPLPWSTAGSSAAIQLFLDRAASLDRTGWVDSLDLAQVERVCEMVDGIPLCIELAASRARHVGLGALLDELGDAIPLVAIGRADRHHSAQSVIAWSHDRLPQEPRVLFDRVSLFAGPFEASAAARLAGAEDERAAADLLSVLVDRSMVTVDHRGLAARYRVLAPLRDFGRHQLEQSADNDVVHRRHLEWVVSGASAADEALRGPAGAAAMITLEGLVPELPRARLTVAAHDDATAKEELARALLVFGQEQGRVELLMPQPLDADAAPVCQAAAAVAGWQLGDIDAATAGAQRAVDRATHVRDAALARLSLAGVCQVRGDHERAVQLGREMSDLAVRGDDPLLGTMAHVVQALSCAALGRTADAVREAERSAGIAQQSGSPLASGWAAYAQGEARLERDPGQALDYLERARALGRSAGSRLLTGVAGLSWVSLRARSTTDEESLAGFTEIIDHWARAGTAVHQWTTLRNLVQVLAQRGADEDAARLHSALTASPRGAAPQGAEAARLADEMRRVEARLGPQRFSELTADGARWSDAEVVARSRAACRVGAGAIPPD
- the mscL gene encoding large conductance mechanosensitive channel protein MscL, which produces MIKGFKDFLLRGNVIDLAVAVILGTAFGAVIAAFATDFIGGLIGAIGGSPDFGSAGFTINDSPVILGSTINALIYFLIVSAVVYFLVVVPVNKLMERRKRGEEPEVATPTEDILLLQEIRDLLREQRGGAGAIGDSTGPGSTLGGGPTI